From the Leifsonia sp. AG29 genome, one window contains:
- the pdxT gene encoding pyridoxal 5'-phosphate synthase glutaminase subunit PdxT has translation MSGHDAAVVEGRAPRVGVLALQGDFREHLAVLIGLGAEAVPVRRPGELDEIDGLVIPGGESSVMDKLSRAFGLAAPLREAIAGGLPVYGTCAGLIMLADTVLDGIAGQQTLGGLDVEVRRNAFGSQVDSFETDLDIPAVGDAPVHAVFIRAPIVERVGERATPLATVHGRVVAVEQGNLVGTSFHPEITGDTRFHEYFLSKVREAARVQ, from the coding sequence GTGAGCGGGCACGACGCCGCCGTCGTGGAGGGCCGGGCGCCGAGAGTCGGCGTGCTGGCCCTCCAGGGCGACTTCCGTGAGCACCTCGCGGTCCTGATCGGGCTCGGCGCCGAGGCCGTGCCGGTGCGCCGCCCCGGGGAACTCGACGAGATCGACGGTCTCGTGATCCCGGGCGGCGAGTCGAGCGTGATGGACAAGCTCTCGCGGGCTTTCGGCCTGGCGGCCCCGCTGCGCGAGGCGATCGCGGGTGGCCTGCCGGTCTACGGCACGTGCGCCGGCCTCATCATGCTGGCGGACACGGTTCTCGACGGCATCGCCGGCCAGCAGACGCTGGGCGGCCTCGACGTCGAGGTCAGAAGGAACGCCTTCGGCTCGCAGGTCGACTCCTTCGAGACCGACCTCGACATCCCCGCCGTCGGCGACGCGCCGGTCCACGCCGTCTTCATCCGGGCGCCGATCGTGGAGCGGGTGGGGGAGCGGGCCACGCCGCTCGCCACGGTCCACGGCCGGGTGGTCGCCGTCGAGCAGGGCAACCTCGTGGGCACCTCGTTCCACCCCGAGATCACGGGCGACACCCGGTTCCACGAGTACTTCCTGTCCAAGGTCCGCGAGGCCGCGCGCGTACAATAG
- the ruvB gene encoding Holliday junction branch migration DNA helicase RuvB, with amino-acid sequence MSAAGEDLTAPELESESELAFEGALRPRTLSEFVGQAKVRGQLQLLLTAARMQDRTADHILLSGPPGLGKTTLAMIVAHESGRALRMSSGPAIQHAGDLAALLSSLTPGEVLFIDEIHRMARSAEEMLYLAMEDFRIDIMVGKGAGATSIPLDLAPFTLVGATTRSGLLPNPLRDRFGFTAHLEFYDESELTQVLTRAAAMLEFDVDREALAEIAGRCRGTPRIANRLLRRVRDYALVHGGAADVDAVRAALELYDVDALGLDRLDRAVLHAILERFGGGPVGLNTLAVSVGEEAETIESVVEPFLVRIGLLTRTPRGRVATSAAWRHFGMHSPQVAGSQPPSLLDDI; translated from the coding sequence ATGAGCGCCGCCGGCGAAGATCTCACCGCTCCCGAGCTGGAGTCCGAGTCGGAGCTCGCCTTCGAGGGCGCACTCCGCCCGCGCACGCTGTCGGAGTTCGTCGGGCAGGCGAAGGTGCGCGGTCAGCTGCAGCTCCTCCTGACCGCCGCCCGGATGCAGGACCGCACGGCCGACCACATCCTCCTCTCCGGTCCTCCCGGTCTCGGCAAGACGACTCTGGCGATGATCGTCGCTCACGAGAGCGGACGAGCCCTCCGCATGTCGAGCGGCCCGGCGATCCAGCACGCCGGCGATCTCGCGGCGCTGCTGTCGTCCCTGACGCCCGGCGAGGTGCTTTTCATCGACGAGATCCACCGCATGGCGCGCTCCGCGGAGGAGATGCTGTACCTCGCCATGGAGGACTTCCGGATCGACATCATGGTCGGGAAGGGCGCGGGCGCCACCTCCATCCCGCTCGACCTGGCCCCGTTCACGCTGGTCGGGGCGACGACGCGCTCGGGACTCCTCCCGAACCCGCTGCGCGACCGGTTCGGCTTCACCGCGCACCTGGAGTTCTACGACGAGAGCGAGCTGACCCAGGTCCTGACCCGGGCGGCGGCGATGCTCGAGTTCGACGTCGACCGGGAGGCGCTGGCCGAGATCGCCGGCCGCTGCCGCGGAACCCCGCGCATCGCCAACCGTCTCCTCCGCCGAGTGCGCGATTACGCGCTGGTCCACGGCGGCGCCGCCGACGTCGACGCGGTTCGCGCCGCGCTCGAGCTGTACGACGTCGACGCGCTCGGCCTCGACCGCCTCGATCGCGCGGTCCTGCACGCGATCCTCGAGCGCTTCGGCGGCGGCCCGGTCGGGCTCAACACCCTCGCGGTCTCGGTCGGCGAGGAGGCGGAGACCATCGAGTCGGTCGTGGAGCCGTTCCTCGTCCGGATCGGCCTGCTCACGCGGACGCCGCGCGGCCGGGTCGCGACCTCCGCGGCCTGGAGGCACTTCGGGATGCACAGCCCCCAGGTGGCCGGCTCACAGCCTCCGTCCCTGTTGGATGACATATAA
- a CDS encoding RelA/SpoT family protein, producing MVDTTTPQSASLRRLVPRIFSRAQPAGAVDTLIRTVRMHHPKADLSLIERAYAVAEKAHAGQKRRSGEPYITHPVAVAQIIADLGIGAKTIAAALLHDTVEDTAYTLDELRDQFGDEIAMLVDGVTKLDKVKYGDSAQAETVRKMIVAMSKDIRVLIIKLADRLHNARTWGFVPAESATRKATETLEIYAPLAHRLGIQAIKWELEDLSFAVLYPKLYAEIESLVKQRTPERERLVQQVIDAINDDLKSAKIRGKVVGRPKQYYSIYQKMVVRGREFDDIYDLVGIRVLVNTVRDCYAVLGQIHARWTPMPGRFKDYIATPKFNLYQSLHTTVIGPQGRPVEIQIRTEEMHQRAEFGVAAHWKYKEQTTGKSSGGPSNTDTDLAWLAHISDWQAETADPSEFLDSLRFEIGAKEVYVFTPKGRVIGLPAGATPVDFAYAVHTEVGHRTMGAKVNGRLVPLESTLSTGDVVEIFTSKNPDSGPSQDWLNFVKSPRARNKIRQWFTKERRDEAIEQGKDAIARAMRKQNLPLQKLMTQDALVEVASSLKHPDVSALYAAVGEGHISTQSVIEKIVASLQTEVESDGEIEFPVKARKQLRNSDSGVLVRGAPDILVKLAKCCTPVPGDPIVGFITRGQGVSVHQANCHNVQSLLQEPDRMIEVEWAPSSKSVFLVQIQVEALDRSGLLSDVTRVLSEHHVNILSATVTTSSDRLALSRFVFEMGDTTHLDRVLNAVRRIDAVYDVYRVNGG from the coding sequence ATGGTTGACACGACGACACCGCAGTCGGCCTCGCTGCGCCGCCTCGTGCCCCGGATCTTCTCCCGCGCTCAGCCGGCGGGAGCCGTCGACACGCTGATCCGTACCGTGCGGATGCACCACCCGAAGGCGGATCTCTCGCTGATCGAGCGGGCGTACGCCGTCGCCGAGAAGGCGCACGCCGGCCAGAAGCGCCGGTCGGGGGAGCCCTACATCACGCACCCCGTGGCGGTCGCGCAGATCATCGCCGACCTCGGCATCGGAGCCAAGACCATCGCAGCGGCGCTCCTCCACGACACCGTCGAGGACACCGCTTACACGCTCGACGAGCTGCGCGACCAGTTCGGTGACGAGATCGCCATGCTGGTCGACGGCGTCACCAAGCTCGACAAGGTCAAGTACGGGGACAGCGCGCAGGCCGAGACCGTGCGGAAGATGATCGTGGCGATGTCGAAGGACATCCGCGTCCTGATCATCAAGCTGGCCGACCGCCTCCACAACGCCCGGACCTGGGGATTCGTGCCCGCCGAGTCGGCGACCCGCAAGGCGACGGAGACCCTCGAGATCTACGCGCCGCTCGCTCATCGCCTCGGCATCCAGGCGATCAAGTGGGAACTCGAGGACCTGTCGTTCGCCGTTCTGTACCCCAAGCTGTACGCCGAGATCGAGAGCCTCGTGAAGCAGCGCACGCCCGAGCGCGAACGGCTCGTGCAGCAGGTGATCGACGCCATCAACGACGACCTCAAGTCGGCCAAGATCCGTGGCAAGGTGGTGGGCCGGCCGAAGCAGTACTACTCGATCTACCAGAAGATGGTGGTCCGCGGCCGCGAGTTCGACGACATCTACGACCTCGTGGGCATCCGGGTGCTGGTGAACACCGTGCGCGACTGCTACGCGGTCCTGGGCCAGATCCATGCCCGCTGGACACCGATGCCGGGGCGCTTCAAGGACTACATCGCGACCCCGAAGTTCAATCTGTACCAGTCCCTCCACACGACCGTCATCGGCCCCCAGGGCCGGCCCGTCGAGATCCAGATCCGGACGGAGGAGATGCATCAGCGCGCCGAGTTCGGTGTCGCGGCGCACTGGAAGTACAAGGAGCAGACGACCGGAAAGAGCTCCGGCGGCCCGTCGAACACGGACACCGACCTCGCGTGGCTCGCGCACATCTCCGACTGGCAGGCCGAGACCGCCGACCCGAGCGAGTTCCTCGACTCCCTCCGATTCGAGATCGGCGCCAAAGAGGTCTACGTCTTCACCCCGAAGGGCCGGGTGATCGGCCTTCCGGCGGGCGCCACGCCGGTCGACTTCGCCTACGCTGTGCACACCGAGGTCGGCCACCGGACGATGGGCGCCAAGGTCAACGGACGCCTCGTCCCGCTCGAGAGCACGCTGTCGACCGGCGACGTGGTCGAGATCTTCACCTCCAAGAACCCGGACTCGGGCCCCAGCCAGGACTGGTTGAACTTCGTCAAGAGCCCCCGCGCGCGGAACAAGATCCGCCAGTGGTTCACGAAGGAGCGGCGCGACGAGGCCATCGAGCAGGGCAAGGACGCGATCGCGCGCGCGATGCGCAAGCAGAACCTCCCGCTGCAGAAGCTGATGACCCAGGATGCGCTCGTCGAGGTCGCCTCGTCGCTGAAGCACCCCGACGTCTCCGCCCTGTACGCGGCCGTCGGCGAGGGGCACATCTCCACCCAGTCGGTGATCGAGAAGATCGTCGCCTCGCTGCAGACCGAGGTGGAGTCGGACGGCGAGATCGAATTCCCGGTCAAGGCCCGCAAGCAGCTCCGGAACAGCGACTCGGGGGTGCTGGTGCGAGGAGCCCCCGACATCCTGGTCAAGCTGGCCAAGTGCTGCACGCCGGTCCCGGGCGATCCGATCGTGGGGTTCATCACGCGCGGACAGGGAGTCTCCGTGCACCAGGCGAACTGCCACAACGTCCAGTCGCTGCTCCAGGAGCCCGATCGCATGATCGAGGTCGAGTGGGCTCCGAGCTCCAAGAGCGTCTTCCTTGTCCAGATCCAGGTGGAGGCGCTCGACCGGTCCGGCCTGCTCTCCGACGTCACCCGCGTGCTCTCGGAGCACCACGTGAACATCCTGTCTGCGACGGTGACGACGTCGAGCGATCGACTCGCGCTGAGCCGCTTCGTCTTCGAGATGGGCGACACCACGCACCTGGACCGCGTCCTGAACGCGGTGCGGCGCATCGACGCGGTCTACGACGTGTATCGCGTCAACGGCGGCTGA
- the yajC gene encoding preprotein translocase subunit YajC, translating into MIDPLTIVMVVILAALIFFMWRNGRKRRKEQEETRSKMVPGAEVMTNFGLYGTLVSVNEDDNTAEIETSPGSIIKVHRQVLARVVEPTVAETSTEPAVEAAPAAPELNEDHAIRHGDPEYGERIDETSPKPGAKSDD; encoded by the coding sequence ATGATTGATCCGTTGACCATTGTGATGGTCGTCATCCTGGCGGCCCTCATCTTCTTCATGTGGCGGAACGGCCGGAAGCGCCGGAAGGAGCAGGAGGAGACCCGCTCGAAGATGGTCCCCGGCGCCGAGGTCATGACGAACTTCGGTCTCTACGGCACGCTGGTGTCCGTCAACGAGGACGACAACACCGCCGAGATCGAGACGAGCCCGGGCAGCATCATCAAGGTGCACCGTCAGGTGCTCGCCCGCGTCGTCGAGCCGACCGTCGCCGAGACGTCCACCGAGCCCGCGGTCGAGGCCGCGCCGGCTGCCCCGGAGCTCAACGAGGATCACGCGATCCGCCACGGCGACCCCGAGTACGGCGAGCGGATCGACGAGACCTCGCCCAAGCCCGGCGCGAAGAGCGACGACTGA
- the secD gene encoding protein translocase subunit SecD, producing the protein MAKSTPVKKAWRSLTWLGVIVVVLLGTLTAGVLFSNATWLPKLALDLEGGTQIILAPQVENGASVQQQQLDQAVSIIRQRIDASGVSEAQISTEGSRNIVVSLPGKPDQATLDRVKSSARLDFRPVLISGGPTNEVVGADGKSTPAPTPAPGLPSTPSTKPTNGSDLAWVTPALQAEFDAFSCKSDAAKNTNAAPTDKPLITCDDAGTAKYLLGPVEVKGQNIKDANAGLVQSSQGVTTGQWAVNIIFDGTGTKQFADVTTRLVALKGSQNQFAIVLDGKVISAPTTQAAITDGRPQITGNFTEASAKALADQLKFGALPFSFKVQSQDTISATLGTSQLLSGLIAGLIGLILVAIYTFFQYRLLGLVTIFSLVVAGVLTWLTISLLSWHYDYRLSLAGVAGLIVAIGFTADSFIVYFERIRDELRDGRGLESAVEAGWARARRTIYASKATNLLAAVVLYVLAAANVRGFAFTLGLTTIIDVIVVLLFTHPTLQLLARTRFFSSGSPWSGLDPQALGAVYRGAARFRAPTPAAVPAGKAARSGKEAVRRQTIAERKAAEMAGASASSDRSSDGKDS; encoded by the coding sequence GTGGCAAAGTCCACTCCGGTCAAGAAGGCCTGGCGTTCGCTGACCTGGCTCGGCGTCATCGTGGTGGTGCTCCTCGGCACCCTCACGGCCGGCGTCCTGTTCAGCAACGCGACCTGGCTGCCCAAGCTCGCCCTCGACCTCGAAGGCGGCACGCAGATCATCCTCGCTCCGCAGGTGGAGAACGGGGCGAGCGTGCAGCAGCAGCAGCTCGACCAGGCGGTCTCGATCATCCGGCAGCGCATCGACGCCTCGGGCGTCTCCGAGGCGCAGATCTCCACCGAGGGCTCGCGCAACATCGTCGTGTCGCTGCCCGGTAAGCCGGACCAGGCGACGCTCGACCGCGTGAAGTCGAGCGCGCGCCTAGACTTCCGGCCCGTGCTCATCTCCGGCGGTCCGACGAACGAGGTCGTGGGCGCCGACGGCAAGTCGACCCCCGCGCCGACGCCGGCGCCCGGCCTCCCGTCGACGCCGTCGACCAAGCCCACGAACGGCAGCGACCTGGCCTGGGTGACGCCCGCCCTGCAGGCGGAGTTCGACGCGTTCTCGTGCAAGTCGGACGCGGCCAAGAACACCAACGCGGCGCCGACCGACAAGCCGCTCATCACGTGCGACGACGCCGGCACCGCCAAGTACCTGCTCGGTCCGGTCGAGGTCAAGGGTCAGAACATCAAGGACGCCAACGCGGGACTCGTGCAGAGCTCGCAGGGCGTCACGACCGGCCAGTGGGCCGTCAACATCATCTTCGACGGCACCGGCACCAAGCAGTTCGCCGATGTGACGACCCGGCTCGTCGCGCTGAAGGGCTCGCAGAACCAGTTCGCGATCGTGCTCGACGGCAAGGTCATCTCGGCGCCCACCACGCAGGCCGCCATCACCGACGGCCGCCCGCAGATCACCGGCAACTTCACCGAGGCGAGCGCGAAGGCCCTCGCCGACCAGCTCAAGTTCGGCGCGCTGCCGTTCAGCTTCAAGGTCCAGAGCCAGGACACCATCTCGGCCACCCTGGGCACGTCGCAGCTCCTCAGCGGCCTGATCGCCGGCCTGATCGGCCTCATCCTCGTCGCCATCTACACGTTCTTCCAGTACCGCCTGCTCGGTCTGGTCACGATCTTCTCGCTGGTCGTGGCGGGTGTCCTCACCTGGCTGACCATCTCGCTGCTGTCATGGCACTACGACTACCGCCTGTCGCTCGCGGGCGTGGCCGGCCTGATCGTCGCGATCGGCTTCACGGCCGACTCGTTCATCGTGTACTTCGAACGGATCAGGGATGAGTTGCGCGACGGGCGAGGGCTGGAGTCCGCCGTCGAGGCGGGCTGGGCGCGTGCGCGGCGCACGATCTACGCCTCCAAGGCCACCAACCTGCTCGCGGCGGTCGTGCTCTACGTGCTGGCGGCAGCGAACGTCCGCGGCTTCGCCTTCACGCTCGGCCTCACGACGATCATCGACGTCATCGTCGTGCTGCTGTTCACCCACCCGACGCTCCAGCTCCTGGCACGCACGCGCTTCTTCAGCTCGGGCAGCCCGTGGTCCGGTCTCGATCCGCAGGCGCTCGGCGCCGTGTATCGCGGCGCGGCGCGCTTCCGGGCTCCCACCCCCGCGGCCGTCCCCGCCGGCAAGGCGGCCCGGAGCGGCAAGGAGGCGGTCCGCCGCCAGACCATCGCCGAGCGCAAGGCCGCCGAGATGGCCGGCGCGAGCGCGTCGTCGGATCGCTCCTCCGACGGGAAGGACTCCTGA
- a CDS encoding YebC/PmpR family DNA-binding transcriptional regulator, with protein MSGHSKWATTKHKKAVIDARRAKSFAKLIKNIEVAAKTGGADLSGNPTLVDAVQKAKKTSVPNDNIDRAIKRGAGLTGESIDYTTIMYEGYGPGGVALLIECLTENKNRAAAEVRTAMTRNGGTMADPGSVAYNFHRKGVIVVPHADGVDEDTVLAAVLDAGAEEVTDRGESFEVLTEASDLVAARTALQEAGIDYDSADAEFVATVNVEADAEVARKVFRLIDALEDSDDVQNVYTNLDISPEVQAQLDEDDE; from the coding sequence GTGTCCGGGCATTCCAAGTGGGCCACGACCAAGCACAAGAAGGCCGTCATCGACGCGCGCCGCGCGAAGTCGTTCGCGAAGCTGATCAAAAACATCGAGGTGGCGGCCAAGACGGGCGGCGCCGATCTGTCGGGCAACCCCACGCTCGTCGACGCGGTGCAGAAGGCCAAGAAGACGTCGGTCCCGAACGACAACATCGACCGCGCCATCAAGCGCGGCGCCGGCCTGACCGGTGAGTCGATCGACTACACGACCATCATGTATGAGGGCTACGGCCCGGGCGGCGTCGCCCTCCTGATCGAGTGCCTCACCGAGAACAAGAACCGCGCCGCCGCCGAGGTCCGAACGGCGATGACGCGCAACGGCGGCACGATGGCAGACCCCGGGAGCGTCGCCTACAACTTCCACCGCAAGGGCGTCATCGTGGTTCCCCACGCCGACGGCGTCGACGAGGACACCGTCCTCGCGGCCGTGCTCGACGCCGGCGCCGAGGAGGTCACCGACCGTGGCGAGAGCTTCGAGGTGCTGACCGAGGCCAGCGACCTCGTGGCCGCGCGCACCGCGCTGCAGGAGGCCGGCATCGACTACGACTCGGCCGACGCCGAGTTCGTCGCCACCGTCAACGTGGAGGCGGACGCCGAAGTCGCTCGCAAGGTGTTCCGGCTCATCGACGCTCTCGAGGACTCCGACGACGTCCAGAACGTCTACACCAATCTCGACATCTCTCCCGAGGTCCAGGCGCAGCTCGACGAAGACGACGAGTAA
- a CDS encoding type IV toxin-antitoxin system AbiEi family antitoxin has product MTTAALHPPLLDSHAIPLAELLSMWLDGDVYRVGERFSPLDLPETAEIRAAAFAADALHEVVADRASASWIHGARPTSPRRWQVCVLPGRRGGRLPPWYDSRQRNLAADDVTQVAGIAVTTPLRTAFDLLVDADRFGRSESWEVRWLLHLDDATPFTLRRLLGRSRVPGIERARARLDQVELARLPGGSDLSERQPPLTRYTS; this is encoded by the coding sequence ATGACCACCGCTGCACTGCATCCGCCCCTCCTCGACAGCCACGCCATCCCGCTCGCCGAGCTGCTCTCCATGTGGCTCGACGGCGACGTCTACCGCGTCGGGGAACGGTTCTCGCCCCTCGACCTGCCCGAGACCGCCGAGATCCGCGCAGCGGCCTTCGCCGCTGACGCGCTGCACGAGGTCGTAGCCGATCGCGCCTCGGCCTCGTGGATCCACGGTGCGCGACCGACCTCGCCGCGCCGGTGGCAGGTGTGCGTGCTGCCCGGCCGGCGAGGTGGGCGCCTCCCTCCCTGGTACGACTCCCGGCAGCGCAATCTCGCCGCCGACGATGTCACTCAGGTCGCCGGCATCGCGGTCACCACTCCCCTGCGCACCGCCTTCGATCTCCTCGTCGACGCCGACCGGTTCGGCCGGAGCGAGTCGTGGGAGGTGCGGTGGCTGCTGCACCTCGACGACGCGACCCCGTTCACGCTCCGCCGGCTGCTCGGGCGCAGCCGCGTTCCCGGCATCGAGCGAGCGCGCGCGAGACTGGACCAGGTGGAGCTGGCACGGCTGCCCGGAGGCTCGGACCTCTCGGAGCGTCAGCCGCCGTTGACGCGATACACGTCGTAG
- a CDS encoding rhodanese-like domain-containing protein encodes MSPYLAEDEVTAARARELVEAGEAWLLDVREPHEWQAGHAPGAHHIPLGELELRKDELPEDAQILVVCHVGGRSRLVTDALSRADYPAANVAGGMAAWQSIGAPVVRDDGTPGAIV; translated from the coding sequence ATGAGCCCCTATCTGGCGGAGGACGAGGTCACGGCCGCGCGTGCCCGGGAGCTCGTCGAGGCCGGAGAGGCCTGGCTGCTCGACGTGCGGGAGCCGCACGAGTGGCAGGCGGGGCATGCGCCCGGTGCGCATCACATCCCGCTCGGGGAACTCGAGCTCCGCAAGGACGAGCTGCCGGAGGACGCGCAGATCCTCGTCGTGTGTCACGTCGGCGGCCGATCCCGCCTCGTCACCGATGCGCTCTCGCGGGCCGACTATCCGGCCGCGAACGTCGCGGGCGGGATGGCCGCCTGGCAGTCGATCGGCGCACCGGTCGTCCGCGACGACGGTACGCCAGGAGCGATCGTCTAG
- the secF gene encoding protein translocase subunit SecF, translating to MASRLTKFGNDLYTGARSFDFVGKRKIWYTIAIVMVALSILVPIVRGGFNFSIEFRGGSQFQVTNVSSTDTGKAQGAVTSVVPNAVSHVSVVGSNAVQVQTDQLSEAQTKSVGDALASAYGVSSSDVSSTFIGPSWGADVTQQSIQGLVVFLLLAFIAMALYFRTWKMSAAAIVSLFHDLIITAGIYALVGFEVSPATMIGFLTILGYSLYDTVVVFDKIRENTREELELTRRTFPEAVNLAVNQTLVRSINTAVVAVLPVASILFIGAYALGAATLRDISLALLIGIIVGTYSTIFLAAPMYSQFREGEAAIRKHDQKVLSLRPKAAVQKPEAVTAE from the coding sequence ATGGCCAGCCGTCTCACGAAGTTCGGTAACGACCTCTACACCGGCGCACGCTCGTTCGACTTCGTCGGCAAGCGGAAGATCTGGTACACGATCGCGATCGTCATGGTCGCGCTCTCGATCCTGGTCCCCATCGTCCGGGGCGGGTTCAACTTCTCGATCGAGTTCCGCGGCGGTTCCCAGTTCCAGGTGACCAACGTGTCGAGCACCGACACCGGCAAGGCGCAGGGCGCTGTCACGAGCGTCGTCCCGAATGCGGTCTCGCACGTCAGCGTCGTGGGCAGCAATGCGGTGCAGGTCCAGACGGACCAGCTGTCGGAGGCGCAGACCAAGTCCGTCGGCGACGCGCTCGCCTCGGCCTACGGCGTCTCGTCGTCCGACGTGTCCTCGACGTTCATCGGCCCCTCGTGGGGCGCGGACGTGACCCAGCAGTCGATCCAGGGTCTCGTGGTGTTCCTCCTGCTGGCGTTCATCGCGATGGCACTGTACTTCCGCACCTGGAAGATGTCGGCGGCGGCGATCGTCTCGCTGTTCCACGACCTCATCATCACCGCGGGCATCTACGCGCTCGTCGGGTTCGAGGTCTCGCCGGCGACGATGATCGGATTCCTCACCATCCTCGGGTACTCGCTCTACGACACCGTCGTGGTGTTCGACAAGATCCGCGAGAACACCCGGGAGGAGCTCGAGCTCACGCGCCGCACCTTCCCGGAGGCCGTGAACCTCGCCGTCAACCAGACGCTGGTCCGGTCGATCAACACCGCCGTCGTCGCCGTGCTGCCCGTCGCCTCCATCCTGTTCATCGGGGCGTACGCGCTCGGTGCGGCCACGCTGCGCGACATCTCTCTCGCCCTGCTGATCGGCATCATCGTCGGCACGTACTCGACGATCTTCCTGGCGGCTCCGATGTACTCCCAGTTCCGGGAGGGTGAGGCCGCCATCCGCAAGCACGACCAGAAGGTGCTCTCGCTCCGGCCCAAGGCCGCCGTGCAGAAGCCGGAGGCCGTGACCGCCGAGTAG
- the ruvC gene encoding crossover junction endodeoxyribonuclease RuvC: MRVLGIDPGLTRCGVGVVDVRPDRRAVLVAVTVIRTPPSMPLEQRLLAVGTGIDELLDEHRPSAVAIERVFAQHNLRTVMGVAQVSGVALHAAARRGIGVALHTPSEVKAAITGYGSADKRQVQAMVARILGLAEAPKPADAADALAIAICHAWRGAPPGAPGPEAADGPVSLTPAQAAWRAAERSSRTSGAPRRLGR; this comes from the coding sequence ATCCGGGTGCTCGGCATCGACCCGGGTCTCACGCGCTGCGGCGTCGGAGTCGTCGACGTCCGCCCCGACCGCCGCGCGGTGCTCGTCGCGGTCACGGTCATCCGGACGCCCCCGTCGATGCCGCTCGAGCAGCGCCTCCTGGCCGTCGGCACCGGCATCGACGAGCTGCTCGACGAGCACCGTCCCTCCGCTGTCGCCATCGAGCGCGTGTTCGCGCAGCACAATCTGCGAACGGTGATGGGCGTTGCGCAGGTCAGCGGGGTCGCGCTTCACGCGGCCGCGCGCCGCGGGATCGGCGTCGCCCTGCATACGCCGAGCGAGGTCAAGGCCGCCATCACGGGGTACGGCTCGGCCGACAAGAGGCAGGTGCAGGCGATGGTCGCGCGCATCCTCGGCCTGGCCGAGGCGCCCAAGCCCGCGGACGCCGCCGACGCTCTCGCGATCGCCATCTGCCACGCGTGGAGGGGGGCCCCGCCCGGCGCCCCGGGGCCGGAGGCCGCGGACGGCCCCGTCTCGCTGACCCCCGCCCAGGCCGCGTGGCGCGCCGCCGAGCGCTCCAGCCGGACGTCGGGGGCGCCCCGTAGGCTAGGCCGGTGA
- the ruvA gene encoding Holliday junction branch migration protein RuvA, which yields MISSLRGTVLSAIGGTAVIEVGGVGFAVQLTPDHVLSLRVGDEAFLHTSLIVREDSLQLYGFADAEQLQVFELLTGVSGVGPKSALGVLSVLSPDQIAEAVGADDDAPFRKVSGIGPKTAKLIVVQLAGKLAATARRSPARAQKATGGRSSVPDSVLVALVGLGWPEKVAAEALADVVAETDESSRDTVQALLRLTLARLGPAAQGAAR from the coding sequence GTGATCTCCTCCCTGCGCGGCACCGTCCTCTCGGCGATCGGCGGCACCGCCGTGATCGAGGTCGGCGGGGTCGGCTTCGCCGTCCAGCTGACGCCCGACCATGTGCTCTCCCTCCGAGTCGGAGATGAGGCGTTCCTCCACACCTCGTTGATCGTCCGGGAGGACTCCCTCCAGCTCTACGGCTTCGCCGATGCCGAGCAGCTTCAGGTCTTCGAGCTCCTCACCGGTGTCTCCGGGGTGGGCCCCAAGTCGGCTCTCGGGGTGCTGTCGGTCCTGAGCCCGGATCAGATCGCCGAGGCCGTGGGCGCCGACGACGACGCACCGTTCCGCAAGGTCTCCGGCATCGGGCCGAAGACGGCGAAGCTCATCGTCGTGCAGCTGGCGGGCAAGCTCGCCGCGACCGCGCGCCGCTCGCCGGCTCGCGCGCAGAAGGCCACAGGCGGCCGCTCCTCGGTGCCCGACAGTGTGCTCGTCGCCCTCGTCGGGCTCGGCTGGCCCGAGAAGGTGGCCGCCGAGGCGCTGGCCGATGTCGTGGCCGAGACCGACGAGAGCTCCCGCGACACCGTTCAGGCGCTCCTCCGGCTGACGCTCGCGCGACTCGGGCCGGCTGCGCAGGGGGCGGCCCGATGA